The proteins below are encoded in one region of Homo sapiens chromosome 8, GRCh38.p14 Primary Assembly:
- the DEFB135 gene encoding beta-defensin 135 precursor gives MATRSVLLALVVLNLLFYVPPGRSGPNVYIQKIFASCWRLQGTCRPKCLKNEQYRILCDTIHLCCVNPKYLPILTGK, from the exons ATGGCCACAAGGAGCGTCCTCTTGGCCCTCGTGGTCCTTAACTTACTCTTCTATGTTCCACCAG GTAGAAGTGGACCCAATGTCTACATACAAAAAATCTTTGCTTCATGTTGGCGACTGCAAGGTACTTGCCGGCCAAAATGTCTAAAAAACGAACAATATCGTATTTTGTGTGATACTATACATTTGTGCTGTGTAAACCCAAAATATTTACCTATACTGACTGGGAAATAG